A single region of the Silene latifolia isolate original U9 population chromosome 8, ASM4854445v1, whole genome shotgun sequence genome encodes:
- the LOC141594713 gene encoding uncharacterized protein LOC141594713 — MFMKDVEDTYGVKIDRWQASRAKKNALSACAKVVQKQYGSLRNYMHELTRSNKGTSVFLALKPHISRSIPQFHMFYISFLSIRKGFMDGCRRILGLDGAFLKGYCKGELLCATARDANNQMFPSHGSVESKSKESWSWFLRHLIEDLQIQTGENWTLLSDQQKGLLPAIADLLPEVEHRLCARHIFTNWIKVVKGAPLHNLFWKAVKSYTEEGFNYAMSELQQQSPKAHLEMRSRDVTRFCRCFYKRWACTGVTCNNMAETFNSWILEAREKPILTMLEEIRRKVMCRMVEKKKQADKCKGIVTPRVLATINDHMQATRNWNAIEAGENVYEVAHVHNSMLTFAVKLHERVCTCRYWDINGIPCEHATAAICSKNENPESYVSFWYSKEAYETSYTLSLEPLNGQSMWQEIDGGEILPSDPRVKYGRPPNKRKRAYGERKSKTNTYRIPKGGKQLCSNCKEPGHKSRTCKYKVPVNPSQSNQS, encoded by the exons ATGTTCATGAAAGACGTCGAAGACACATATGGTGTAAAAATTGATAGATGGCAAGCTTCTCGTGCTAAAAAAAATGCATTGTCCGCTTGTGCAAAGGTAGTACAAAAACAATATGGTTCCCTTAGAAATTATATGCATGAATTGACGAGATCCAATAAGGGTACTAGTGTTTTTTTAGCCCTGAAGCCTCATATATCACGCTCAATTCCTCAATTTCATATGTTCTATATAAGCTTTCTTTCTATAAGGAAAGGATTCATGGATGGTTGTAGAAGAATACTTGGTTTAGATGGCGCCTTTCTCAAAGGTTATTGTAAAGGCGAGCTATTATGTGCCACTGCTAGGGATGCTAACAATCAAATGTTCCCGTCGCATGGGTCAGTAGAATCGAAATCTAAAGAGAGTTGGTCTTGGTTTCTTAGACATCTTATAGAGGATCTACAAATTCAAACTGGTGAAAATTGGACTTTATTATCTGATCAACAAAAG GGTTTGTTGCCTGCAATTGCTGACTTGTTACCTGAAGTCGAGCATAGATTATGCGCACGACACATTTTCACTAACTGGATTAAGGTTGTTAAAGGTGCTCCTTTACATAATCTATTTTGGAAAGCCGTGAAATCATACACAGAGGAAGGTTTCAATTACGCAATGAGCGAGTTACAACAACAAAGTCCAAAAGCACATCTAGAAATGCGTTCAAGAGATGTTACAAGATTTTGTAGATGCTTCTATAAAAGATGGGCGTGTACAGGGGTTACTTGCAATAATATGGCAGAGACTTTCAACTCATGGATCCTTGAAGCTAGAGAAAAACCTATTTTAACCATGCTAGAAGAAATAAGGCGTAAGGTTATGTGTAGAATGGTGGAGAAGAAAAAACAAGCTGATAAATGTAAGGGCATTGTTACACCTAGAGTTCTAGCAACAATAAATGATCACATGCAAGCTACAAGGAACTGGAATGCTATAGAAGCGGGTGAAAATGTGTATGAAGTAGCACATGTTCACAATAGTATGCTCACATTTGCAGTGAAGCTACATGAAAGAGTTTGTACTTGTAGATATTGGGATATAAATGGGATTCCTTGTGAACATGCAACCGCAGCAATTTGCTCAAAGAATGAAAATCCAGAGAGCTATGTGTCATTTTGGTATagtaaggaagcttatgagacaTCATATACATTATCTTTGGAGCCATTAAATGGCCAAAGCATGTGGCAGGAAATTGATGGAGGAGAAATTTTACCAAGTGATCCAAGAGTCAAGTACGGACGGCCTCCGAACAAAAGGAAAAGAGCATACGGGGAACGCAAGAGCAAGACAAATACATATAGAATTCCAAAAGGCGGAAAACAACTATGCTCTAATTGTAAGGAACCAGGTCATAAGAGTCGCACATGCAAATATAAGGTACCTGTGAATCCGTCACAAAGCAACCAAAGCTGA
- the LOC141594134 gene encoding uncharacterized protein LOC141594134, with protein sequence MTDENFQRFISGCPSLQELIIANPFGMKKLSLIAPNIDKLWLVLMDEDQWSRPLLLYFPNLQNLYLEINNGWLLDIIDVSSVHNIYIKNLNFFMNFDDEVPTINQLLVGRFKGIEVFQLSCDASKEFLDEIQNLPLLECKWRRIVLELQDFCESCLLGVYHLMNSLNHLEELVIYTTEDFKASADLLRVERPSSYVTPQLKTITMHGYEKSWMSQLQLVNLLLKSAAALDKLVIVPMKRRLTEAEVLDFVKKLASFPKASPSARVIFA encoded by the exons ATGACTGATGAAAATTTCCAAAGATTTATATCTGGATGCCCGTCGTTACAGGAACTCATTATTGCAAATCCTTTTGGGATGAAAAAGCTGAGTTTAATTGCTCCAAATATTGATAAATTATGGCTTGTTCTTATGGACGAAGATCAATGGAGTCGTCCTCTGTTGCTTTACTTCCCCAACCTCCAAAATTTGTATTTGGAAATTAATAATGGTTGGCTACTGGATATCATTGATGTTTCATCTGTCCACAACATCTACATCAAAAATTTGAACTTTTTCATGAATTTTGACGACGAAGTACCTACGATAAATCAATTGTTGGTAGGAAGGTTTAAAGGTATTGAAGTTTTTCAATTATCATGTGATGCTTCTAAG GAATTCCTCGATGAGATACAAAATTTGCCGTTGTTAGAATGTAAATGGAGGCGTATTGTTCTCGAATTGCAGGACTTCTGTGAAAGCTGCCTCTTAGGCGTTTATCATTTGATGAATAGTTTAAACCACTTGGAAGAACTCGTTATATACACCACAGAA GATTTCAAAGCCAGTGCCGATTTGCTCCGAGTAGAACGTCCTTCCTCGTATGTGACACCACAACTTAAGACCATCACAATGCATGGCTATGAGAAATCTTGGATGAGTCAGCTTCAACTTGTAAACCTCTTGCTCAAAAGTGCAGCTGCCTTGGACAAATTAGTAATTGTTCCCATGAAACGTCGATTGACGGAAGCAGAAGTGCTTGACTTTGTTAAGAAGTTGGCGAGCTTCCCGAAGGCCTCACCAAGTGCTAGGGTAATCTTTGCTTGA